The following proteins are encoded in a genomic region of Variovorax paradoxus:
- the ubiG gene encoding bifunctional 2-polyprenyl-6-hydroxyphenol methylase/3-demethylubiquinol 3-O-methyltransferase UbiG — MTENVNADPAELAKFSELAHRWWDLDSEFRPLHEINPLRLEWIDGIAPISQRKVLDIGCGGGILADSMARKGADVLGVDLASKALKVAKLHALEAGTKGVKYREISAEALAAEQPSSFDVVTCMEMLEHVPEPASIVQACATLVKPGGWVFFSTINRSLKSFMLAIVGAEYVLGMLPRGTHEYAKLIRPSELAAHCRAAGLDLRHTRGMEHNPLTRRYWLSGDTSVNYMFATQKPASAGSQA, encoded by the coding sequence ATGACAGAAAACGTGAATGCCGATCCGGCGGAACTCGCCAAGTTTTCGGAACTTGCCCATCGCTGGTGGGATTTGGACAGCGAATTCCGCCCGCTCCACGAAATCAATCCGCTCCGCCTGGAATGGATCGACGGTATTGCACCCATTTCCCAGCGCAAGGTGCTCGATATCGGCTGCGGAGGAGGAATCCTTGCCGATTCGATGGCCCGAAAAGGCGCCGACGTGCTCGGAGTCGACCTGGCGAGCAAGGCGCTCAAGGTGGCCAAGCTGCATGCGCTGGAGGCCGGCACGAAGGGCGTCAAATATCGGGAAATCAGCGCGGAAGCGCTGGCCGCGGAGCAGCCAAGCAGTTTCGACGTCGTGACCTGCATGGAAATGCTCGAACACGTACCCGAGCCCGCTTCGATCGTTCAGGCCTGTGCCACGTTGGTCAAGCCTGGTGGCTGGGTGTTCTTTTCGACCATCAACCGCAGCCTCAAGTCCTTCATGCTGGCGATCGTCGGCGCCGAATACGTACTTGGCATGTTGCCGCGTGGCACGCACGAGTACGCCAAGCTGATTCGCCCCAGCGAACTTGCCGCCCATTGCCGCGCGGCCGGTCTCGATTTGCGGCATACGCGGGGGATGGAGCACAACCCGCTGACGCGGCGCTATTGGCTCAGCGGCGACACCAGCGTCAACTACATGTTCGCGACGCAAAAGCCGGCTTCGGCGGGTTCGCAAGCGTGA
- a CDS encoding YdaS family helix-turn-helix protein, translating to MSHTQDMRNPVLESLFERRGSQIAVAVALDVSKQTVNDWRRQGFVAPRHAAKFEEFTGIAREQACPVFPWGTRKRTKQKAEA from the coding sequence GTGAGCCATACTCAGGACATGCGTAATCCAGTTCTTGAGTCCCTATTCGAGCGCCGCGGCTCACAGATCGCCGTTGCGGTCGCATTGGATGTCTCCAAACAAACGGTGAACGACTGGCGCCGGCAGGGCTTCGTAGCCCCGCGACACGCGGCGAAGTTCGAAGAGTTCACCGGCATCGCACGCGAACAGGCTTGCCCTGTTTTCCCGTGGGGCACTCGCAAGCGCACCAAGCAGAAAGCCGAGGCCTGA
- a CDS encoding DnaB-like helicase C-terminal domain-containing protein codes for MAEIITEDEIDFERYEKETDHKQKVKPAALWVEELIARIKSPVIQPRAVMPWRKTHQLVQFRPGEVTVWGGANGQGKSLVTGQIALSLCAQGEKVCIASFEMKPMKTLERMGRQWSGENPDHPAFRGHQEAQNRMIDLYEQFRDWTNGRLWLYDQQGTVSATQVCAVVRYCAKERGITHFFVDSLMKCVAEEDDYNGQKRIVDELTAIARDYGIHIHLVHHIKKPANEDHKPTKYDYKGSGSVTDQVDNVISVWRNKIKEKARDDGKQVSDGEPDALLICDKQRHGEWEGKIGLWFHKDSMQYLGVCGEDPLSLYLHPED; via the coding sequence ATGGCCGAAATCATCACCGAAGACGAAATCGACTTCGAGCGCTACGAGAAGGAAACCGACCACAAGCAGAAGGTCAAGCCGGCCGCGCTGTGGGTCGAAGAACTGATCGCCCGCATCAAGTCGCCCGTCATCCAGCCGCGCGCCGTCATGCCCTGGCGCAAGACACACCAACTGGTCCAGTTCCGACCGGGCGAGGTGACGGTATGGGGTGGCGCCAACGGGCAGGGCAAGAGCCTTGTCACTGGGCAGATCGCGCTTTCCCTTTGTGCGCAAGGCGAGAAGGTGTGCATCGCCAGTTTCGAAATGAAGCCCATGAAGACGCTTGAGCGCATGGGCCGACAGTGGTCTGGCGAGAACCCGGACCACCCCGCTTTCCGTGGACACCAAGAAGCGCAAAACCGGATGATCGACTTGTACGAGCAGTTCCGCGACTGGACGAATGGCCGCCTGTGGCTGTACGACCAGCAGGGCACTGTGTCTGCCACTCAGGTCTGCGCCGTGGTCCGCTACTGCGCCAAGGAGCGCGGCATCACGCACTTCTTTGTGGACAGCCTCATGAAGTGTGTTGCTGAAGAGGACGACTACAACGGCCAGAAGCGGATCGTGGACGAACTGACCGCCATTGCCCGCGACTACGGCATCCACATCCACCTCGTCCACCACATCAAGAAGCCGGCGAACGAGGATCACAAACCCACGAAGTACGACTACAAGGGCTCCGGCTCCGTCACCGATCAGGTGGACAACGTCATCAGCGTCTGGCGCAACAAGATCAAGGAAAAGGCCCGCGATGACGGCAAGCAAGTCAGCGACGGCGAACCCGACGCGCTCCTGATTTGCGACAAGCAACGACACGGCGAGTGGGAGGGAAAGATTGGCTTGTGGTTCCACAAGGACTCGATGCAGTACCTCGGTGTGTGCGGCGAAGACCCGCTGTCCCTATACCTGCACCCGGAGGACTGA
- a CDS encoding pentapeptide repeat-containing protein: MSAAKIKIVSRWNAAAVLFECDAPEGMESGLYMRHALEKATQARAYLSDADLRGADLRGADLRDAYLSGADLSGADLRGAYLSGADLRGAYLSGADLRGAYLSGADLRGAYLSDADGKPLPRATPEQAIESLDKVRAIVLDDEARLNMGHWHGTDEWRGRTCAEEAVCGTTHCLAGWLQVCTTEPALKTLEPQLAGILAAPIASKMFFRGDSEALEWLRDRKYVAETAEAEVRAKARAARKAAEGGAA, encoded by the coding sequence ATGAGCGCCGCGAAGATCAAGATCGTGTCGCGCTGGAACGCCGCCGCCGTTCTCTTCGAGTGCGATGCGCCCGAGGGCATGGAATCGGGCCTCTACATGCGCCATGCGCTGGAGAAGGCGACGCAAGCTCGTGCCTACCTGAGCGATGCCGACCTGCGCGGTGCCGACCTGCGCGGTGCCGACCTGCGCGATGCCTACCTGAGCGGTGCCGACCTGAGCGGTGCCGACCTGCGCGGTGCCTACCTGAGCGGTGCCGACCTGCGCGGTGCCTACCTGAGCGGTGCCGACCTGCGCGGTGCCTACCTGAGCGGTGCCGACCTGCGCGGTGCCTACCTGAGCGATGCCGATGGCAAGCCTCTCCCGCGGGCCACGCCAGAGCAGGCAATCGAAAGCCTGGACAAGGTGCGCGCAATCGTGCTCGACGACGAAGCGCGCCTGAACATGGGCCACTGGCACGGCACTGATGAATGGAGGGGCCGCACTTGCGCCGAAGAAGCGGTTTGCGGGACCACTCATTGCCTGGCCGGCTGGCTTCAAGTCTGCACCACGGAGCCCGCGCTCAAGACCCTCGAGCCGCAACTGGCTGGCATCCTTGCGGCACCTATCGCATCCAAGATGTTCTTTCGCGGCGATTCGGAGGCGCTGGAGTGGCTTCGTGATCGCAAGTACGTCGCTGAAACCGCCGAGGCCGAAGTGCGTGCAAAGGCGCGAGCGGCACGCAAGGCGGCAGAAGGCGGTGCCGCATGA
- a CDS encoding excisionase codes for MSANEAHYRWVKLSKHCDATGDTPDAVHARRRKRVWMDGVQCRLGPDGNLYINPEEYNRWVENQPSTVRAA; via the coding sequence ATGAGCGCGAACGAAGCACATTACCGCTGGGTGAAGCTGTCCAAGCACTGCGACGCCACCGGGGACACCCCTGACGCCGTGCACGCCAGGCGCCGGAAGCGGGTCTGGATGGATGGCGTACAGTGCCGCCTCGGGCCGGACGGCAATCTCTACATCAACCCCGAGGAGTACAACAGATGGGTGGAAAACCAGCCTTCGACTGTCCGCGCGGCGTGA
- a CDS encoding recombination protein NinB — translation MTTFTLVNAQQGHTAMQSAWMQAKALLMAGHRLRLTVKEETRTEGQNRFFHKLAGEVAKTGVEWQGKKRTAAQWKVLLVSGHAVATQEGAEIIPGLEGEFVNIRESTALMSIKRGASLIEYTLAFCAMHGVPVPAMDGQE, via the coding sequence ATGACCACATTCACCCTCGTAAACGCACAGCAAGGCCACACCGCCATGCAATCCGCATGGATGCAAGCTAAGGCGCTGCTGATGGCTGGGCATCGTCTACGGCTCACGGTCAAGGAAGAAACCCGCACCGAAGGGCAGAACCGCTTCTTCCACAAGCTGGCCGGCGAGGTCGCCAAGACCGGCGTTGAGTGGCAGGGCAAGAAGCGTACCGCGGCGCAATGGAAGGTGCTGCTCGTGTCCGGGCATGCCGTCGCCACGCAAGAGGGCGCCGAGATCATCCCCGGCCTCGAAGGCGAGTTCGTGAACATCCGCGAGAGCACCGCCCTCATGAGCATCAAGCGCGGGGCAAGCCTCATCGAATACACGCTGGCGTTCTGCGCTATGCATGGCGTGCCGGTTCCGGCGATGGACGGGCAGGAATGA
- a CDS encoding DUF551 domain-containing protein codes for MTRLDGDCLAERAIREALAAGPTTGPWMQAHRRNDEGLFNTEVFDHSSEAIALLTWYPKQMGNGVTATYREQNARYIAACNPEAMQALLAEVDRLRAALSATKQGGKAEWWISVDERLPGPGVAVLAFFRNTHGKGRVVRAHHAPKHTIEAGHWDEDVETDNTEDGSFEPEGWYEDPAVGETLSFISPQSDGVVTHWQPMPPAPAAQPQGDKP; via the coding sequence ATGACCCGCCTTGATGGGGACTGCTTGGCTGAGCGCGCCATTCGTGAAGCGCTTGCTGCTGGGCCTACGACAGGGCCGTGGATGCAGGCTCATCGCCGGAACGATGAAGGTTTGTTCAACACTGAAGTGTTCGACCATTCGAGCGAAGCCATTGCCCTGCTGACGTGGTATCCGAAACAGATGGGCAACGGAGTGACTGCGACGTACCGAGAGCAAAACGCCCGCTACATCGCCGCTTGCAACCCCGAAGCGATGCAAGCGCTACTCGCCGAAGTGGACCGCCTGCGTGCCGCTCTCTCCGCAACCAAGCAGGGAGGGAAGGCAGAGTGGTGGATCAGCGTCGATGAGCGGTTGCCCGGCCCTGGCGTAGCCGTGCTCGCCTTCTTCCGCAACACCCATGGCAAGGGCCGAGTGGTTCGCGCCCACCATGCCCCGAAGCACACCATCGAAGCTGGCCATTGGGATGAAGACGTGGAGACGGACAACACCGAAGACGGCAGCTTTGAGCCCGAGGGCTGGTACGAAGACCCCGCTGTCGGCGAAACACTGTCGTTCATCAGCCCGCAAAGCGATGGAGTCGTGACGCACTGGCAACCAATGCCTCCCGCCCCTGCAGCCCAACCCCAAGGAGACAAGCCATGA
- a CDS encoding helix-turn-helix domain-containing protein: MSQALALLNMLAEGVPLTVNQMAERTGCTVAQTHDALQSLRKRKAVGAMDTPYQMTKEGAEWLRSHTARLVRLEKQRVEAKAAVAARKAELERRGRSSPGVRPMTDEQREAIRVARLDRRRERRQVDRLTAAGRREVEDADLQLVQKIVAASLKHDPMILGIAQRQPALQAAWGAMA; the protein is encoded by the coding sequence ATGAGCCAAGCCCTAGCCCTTTTGAACATGCTCGCCGAAGGCGTGCCGCTCACCGTCAACCAGATGGCCGAGCGTACCGGCTGCACCGTCGCGCAGACCCACGATGCGCTGCAATCCCTGCGCAAGCGGAAAGCAGTCGGAGCCATGGATACGCCGTACCAGATGACGAAGGAAGGCGCCGAGTGGTTGCGGTCGCACACGGCGCGACTTGTCCGGCTGGAGAAACAGCGCGTAGAGGCCAAGGCCGCAGTTGCTGCAAGAAAGGCCGAACTCGAACGCCGCGGCCGGAGTTCTCCCGGAGTTCGCCCGATGACCGACGAGCAGCGAGAGGCAATCCGCGTTGCCAGGCTCGACCGCCGCCGCGAGAGGCGCCAAGTTGATCGGCTCACCGCCGCAGGCCGCCGGGAAGTGGAAGACGCTGATCTCCAGCTCGTGCAGAAGATCGTCGCCGCGTCGCTCAAGCATGACCCGATGATCTTGGGCATCGCCCAACGTCAGCCGGCGCTTCAGGCTGCATGGGGAGCAATGGCATGA
- a CDS encoding helix-turn-helix domain-containing protein translates to MVSNHNFGFGARLKEARQKAGLSGTELGKGAGENGKDASKASVSDWENDRHYPKADQLRVICLKLNISSDYLVFGDIKADLNLIQAETTIQMLTPDQRRALLAKMMGEAAPDSAVEAKMPITRTPPMPSPIHASSKKPDRESTKTVNDSHTDTNEKESNSFREWVTKEKDVASGHSDSVEGAKPRRQRAKGR, encoded by the coding sequence ATGGTAAGTAATCACAACTTCGGGTTTGGCGCACGCCTTAAAGAGGCGCGACAGAAGGCAGGGCTCAGCGGCACTGAACTGGGCAAGGGCGCGGGCGAGAACGGCAAGGACGCGTCAAAGGCATCCGTGTCCGATTGGGAAAATGACCGCCATTACCCCAAGGCGGACCAGCTCCGTGTCATATGCTTAAAACTGAATATAAGCTCTGATTATTTGGTCTTCGGGGATATAAAGGCAGACTTGAACCTGATTCAGGCCGAAACCACTATCCAAATGCTCACTCCCGACCAGCGTCGGGCCTTACTTGCCAAGATGATGGGCGAAGCTGCGCCGGACTCAGCAGTAGAAGCAAAGATGCCAATCACCCGAACGCCTCCGATGCCATCCCCCATCCATGCGAGTAGTAAAAAGCCTGACAGGGAAAGCACCAAAACTGTGAACGATTCACATACTGATACTAATGAAAAAGAATCCAACAGTTTCAGAGAGTGGGTGACCAAGGAAAAGGATGTGGCCAGTGGGCATAGTGATTCCGTTGAAGGCGCCAAACCACGGCGCCAGCGTGCAAAAGGCCGTTGA
- a CDS encoding HAD-IA family hydrolase encodes MTGAAVQAVLFDLDGTLIDSAPDLGAAADKMRTDRGLESYPLERYRFMAGAGARGMLGVAFGITPEAPEFAELREEFFVAYENRMLLNTQVFEGVQALIDAICARGLAWGVVTNKSARFTDPLTRAIPLFSSAGAVVSGDTTPFSKPHPEPLHEAARRLGIPSSACIYVGDDERDIIAGRAAGMKTVAATYGYMGPQADATLWEADAAISSPLELLQFLNLA; translated from the coding sequence GTGACGGGCGCAGCAGTGCAGGCCGTGCTGTTCGACCTGGACGGCACGCTGATCGACAGCGCGCCCGACCTGGGCGCCGCAGCCGACAAGATGCGCACCGATCGCGGCCTCGAGTCCTATCCGCTGGAGCGCTACCGGTTCATGGCGGGCGCCGGCGCGCGGGGCATGCTCGGCGTGGCGTTCGGCATCACGCCCGAGGCGCCGGAGTTCGCCGAACTGCGGGAAGAGTTCTTCGTTGCCTACGAAAACCGCATGCTGCTCAACACGCAGGTGTTCGAGGGCGTGCAGGCGCTCATCGACGCCATTTGCGCGCGCGGCCTGGCCTGGGGCGTGGTTACCAACAAATCGGCACGCTTTACCGATCCGCTGACCCGCGCGATTCCGCTTTTCAGCAGCGCAGGTGCTGTCGTGAGCGGCGATACGACGCCTTTTTCCAAGCCCCACCCCGAGCCTTTGCACGAAGCGGCGCGCCGGCTTGGAATTCCGTCCAGCGCCTGCATCTATGTGGGAGACGACGAACGCGACATCATCGCGGGCCGCGCCGCAGGCATGAAAACCGTCGCCGCGACCTACGGCTACATGGGACCGCAGGCCGATGCCACGCTCTGGGAGGCGGACGCCGCAATTTCTTCGCCCTTGGAGCTCTTGCAGTTTCTCAACCTGGCCTAA
- a CDS encoding site-specific integrase: MGGKPAFDCPRGVSIREFKHEERIQIAFSYRNTECRELLPPQKITKSALQYASGLRSEIQRKIKDGVFVYADYFPGSEKVKRFGKASKHVLIGKLLDDQLETYEKQVQNKTLSPSTLDGYRKAIKSERMSEWRKKTLAEATPSALRDWIGEMGVTTKFARNLLTPLRSVFEDALNDDLIAFDPFERIALTKLLKQTSKPSEYEADPFTADERATLLAHARPDEHPLVQFWFATGLRPGELLALRWAKIDFKAATALIDLNQVAGVEKGPKTEAGIRTMDLNPEAMEALEAQKPASLLAGEHIWLNPRTGKAWQTDAQLRKTLWVPLVGRAGIRYRNPYQVRHTYASALLTAGTNPWYVAQQLGHADVTMVFQTYGKFIGEDYQKPKAKLKAVA; this comes from the coding sequence ATGGGTGGAAAACCAGCCTTCGACTGTCCGCGCGGCGTGAGCATCCGGGAGTTCAAGCACGAGGAGCGGATCCAGATCGCCTTCAGCTACAGGAACACCGAATGCCGCGAGCTGCTGCCGCCGCAGAAGATCACCAAGAGCGCGCTCCAGTATGCCTCTGGCCTGCGGTCGGAGATCCAGCGCAAGATCAAGGACGGCGTTTTCGTCTACGCCGACTACTTCCCGGGCAGCGAGAAGGTGAAGCGGTTCGGCAAGGCGTCCAAGCACGTACTGATCGGCAAGCTTCTCGACGACCAGCTGGAAACCTACGAGAAGCAGGTTCAGAACAAGACGCTCTCGCCGAGCACGCTGGATGGCTACCGGAAGGCCATTAAGAGCGAACGCATGAGCGAGTGGCGCAAGAAAACGCTGGCCGAGGCCACGCCGAGCGCGCTGCGTGACTGGATCGGCGAGATGGGCGTGACGACCAAGTTTGCCCGCAACCTCCTGACGCCGCTGCGGAGCGTGTTCGAAGATGCCCTGAATGACGACCTGATCGCCTTCGACCCATTCGAGCGAATCGCCCTGACCAAGCTGCTGAAGCAGACCTCCAAGCCCAGCGAGTACGAGGCTGACCCATTCACGGCCGACGAGCGTGCAACGCTGCTCGCGCACGCCCGGCCGGACGAGCACCCACTGGTGCAGTTCTGGTTTGCCACCGGACTGCGCCCCGGCGAGCTTTTGGCACTCCGCTGGGCCAAGATCGACTTCAAGGCCGCTACGGCGCTGATTGACCTGAACCAGGTGGCCGGTGTAGAGAAGGGGCCGAAGACGGAAGCCGGGATCCGAACGATGGATTTGAACCCCGAGGCGATGGAGGCCCTGGAGGCGCAGAAGCCCGCGAGCCTGCTGGCCGGCGAGCACATCTGGCTCAACCCGCGCACTGGCAAGGCGTGGCAAACCGATGCGCAGCTTCGCAAGACACTGTGGGTGCCGCTGGTGGGCCGGGCGGGCATCCGCTACCGCAACCCCTACCAGGTGCGCCACACCTACGCCAGCGCGCTCCTGACAGCGGGGACGAACCCCTGGTACGTCGCCCAACAGCTCGGTCATGCCGATGTGACGATGGTCTTCCAGACTTACGGGAAGTTCATCGGCGAGGACTATCAGAAGCCGAAGGCCAAACTGAAGGCGGTGGCGTGA
- a CDS encoding transposase yields MARPTKFKEEFIAQAEKLCKLGATDMEVADFLEIEVRTLYRWKAEHEAFCQALKAGKDVADDRVERSLFARANGYEHDEVDIRVVANAIVQTPTRKYYPPDTTAAIFWLKNRKPKEWRETKAVELTGANGGPVVVSASPLDERL; encoded by the coding sequence ATGGCACGACCAACAAAATTCAAAGAGGAGTTCATTGCCCAAGCTGAGAAGCTGTGCAAACTCGGGGCGACTGACATGGAAGTTGCTGACTTCCTGGAGATCGAAGTCAGAACGCTCTACCGTTGGAAAGCGGAGCACGAGGCGTTTTGTCAGGCCTTAAAAGCTGGCAAGGATGTTGCTGATGACCGCGTGGAGCGCAGTCTGTTTGCGCGTGCGAACGGCTACGAGCACGACGAAGTGGATATTCGGGTGGTCGCGAACGCGATTGTGCAGACGCCAACCCGCAAGTACTACCCACCTGACACCACCGCGGCAATCTTCTGGCTGAAGAACAGGAAGCCGAAGGAATGGCGCGAGACGAAGGCGGTTGAACTGACCGGCGCGAATGGCGGCCCTGTTGTGGTGTCGGCTTCGCCCCTCGACGAACGCCTGTGA
- the bet gene encoding phage recombination protein Bet produces MSTQLATLTNKLAARLDIGDGSGMIDTLKATAFKGQVTDQQMMALLIVANQYGLNPWTKEIYAFPDKNNGIVPVVGVDGWSRIINSHAQFDGIDFEQDEASCTCTIHRKDRGHPIRVTEYMVECKRPVGPWQSHPYRMLRHKALIQCARLAFGFVGIFDQDEAERIIEVQATEVPRHSPTRGAPDEVSSITKEREEELREACDLAILKFTDGDEVAAYEQVSGIDDSDEKMFVWNYLKPNSALRSAIKRLQKADREANQTESMPREVA; encoded by the coding sequence ATGAGCACTCAACTCGCAACCCTTACCAACAAGCTCGCCGCGCGTCTCGACATCGGCGACGGCTCCGGGATGATCGACACCCTGAAGGCCACCGCCTTCAAGGGCCAAGTCACCGACCAGCAAATGATGGCGCTGCTGATCGTCGCCAATCAATACGGCCTCAACCCCTGGACGAAGGAAATCTACGCCTTCCCCGACAAGAACAACGGCATCGTGCCCGTGGTCGGCGTGGACGGCTGGAGCCGGATCATCAACAGTCATGCCCAGTTCGACGGCATCGACTTCGAGCAGGACGAAGCAAGCTGCACTTGCACGATCCACCGCAAGGACCGGGGCCATCCGATCCGCGTGACCGAGTACATGGTGGAGTGCAAACGCCCTGTCGGCCCGTGGCAATCGCATCCCTACCGCATGCTGCGCCACAAGGCGCTGATTCAATGCGCGCGCCTGGCGTTCGGCTTTGTCGGCATCTTCGATCAGGACGAGGCCGAGCGGATCATCGAAGTGCAGGCGACCGAAGTGCCCCGCCACTCTCCGACGCGCGGCGCTCCCGATGAAGTCTCCAGCATCACCAAGGAGCGCGAGGAAGAACTGCGCGAAGCCTGCGATCTGGCGATCCTGAAGTTCACCGATGGCGATGAAGTCGCGGCCTACGAGCAGGTTTCCGGCATCGACGACAGCGACGAAAAGATGTTCGTCTGGAACTACCTCAAGCCCAACTCGGCCTTGCGCTCGGCGATCAAGCGCCTGCAAAAGGCCGACCGCGAAGCAAACCAAACCGAATCGATGCCGAGGGAAGTTGCATGA
- a CDS encoding recombination protein NinG: MTLSRLRTTCPHCKVKFSEEDRAQHRRIHPACIPAYADSQEAKAQRKAEKQARMAAKVERAIDRQRRVEQKRIPDLVREAQTAFNAFIRERDRDQPCICCGQPLGTGSVGGAFDCGHYRSVGSASHLRFDVRNAHAQRKHCNRYGAGRAVDYRIGLIARIGLSAVEALEASNVPHKWERDELIAIKAMYVQKLKELRKEQA, encoded by the coding sequence GTGACCCTCTCCCGCCTCCGCACAACCTGCCCTCACTGCAAGGTGAAGTTCTCCGAAGAGGACCGCGCCCAGCATCGCCGCATCCACCCCGCATGCATCCCTGCCTATGCCGACTCTCAGGAAGCCAAGGCACAGAGGAAGGCCGAGAAGCAAGCGCGGATGGCTGCGAAGGTGGAGAGGGCGATTGATCGGCAGAGGCGGGTGGAGCAGAAGCGCATCCCCGACCTCGTCAGGGAGGCGCAGACGGCTTTCAACGCATTCATAAGGGAGCGAGATCGTGACCAACCCTGTATCTGCTGCGGACAGCCTCTTGGAACGGGCAGTGTCGGAGGCGCTTTTGACTGCGGCCATTACCGAAGCGTGGGATCAGCTTCACACCTTCGGTTCGACGTTCGTAACGCTCACGCGCAACGAAAACACTGCAATAGGTACGGGGCCGGGCGAGCCGTTGATTACCGCATTGGTCTCATCGCCCGAATCGGTCTATCCGCAGTTGAAGCCCTGGAGGCAAGCAACGTGCCCCACAAGTGGGAGCGAGACGAATTGATCGCCATCAAGGCGATGTATGTGCAGAAGCTCAAGGAACTACGGAAGGAACAAGCATGA